The proteins below come from a single Syntrophobacterales bacterium genomic window:
- a CDS encoding glucose-1-phosphate adenylyltransferase codes for MKDVLALILAGGRVDELDVLTFFRPKSIMPFGGLYRIIDFPMSNLSHSGIERVGIFSQYRPLHLMEHISNGAPWDMAARDRFITILPPFKGREISDWYKGTADAVYQNLDFVSRANPELILILSGDHIYKMDYRSLINFHLRNKADLTIAFAKVPKEGAHRFGLAHIEEETKQGGKILQYEEKPKKPDSEWASLTIYVFKPQVLLDALTANAQNNSHEFGKDIIPELLKTCNVYGYTHRGYWGYTRTPLEYWQANMDLLGRNPKLDIRSWEILTNISHRILRDRPPALIGESADVENSLFYGGCTIKGKVKNSILFPGVTVDEGAVVEDSIIFFNTMVKKGATVARTIIDIQVEVGKGARVGKDGYGDLTLIGMGVKVPEGITIPEGVRIHPNINAEHFAKSEYKPGDVIQ; via the coding sequence ATGAAAGACGTACTAGCCCTAATTCTTGCTGGCGGAAGAGTAGACGAGCTTGATGTGCTCACTTTCTTCAGGCCGAAATCAATTATGCCCTTCGGGGGACTCTATCGGATTATCGATTTTCCCATGAGCAACCTCTCCCATTCAGGCATTGAGCGGGTAGGAATTTTTTCCCAGTACAGACCTCTCCATCTTATGGAGCATATATCTAATGGAGCCCCTTGGGACATGGCGGCGAGGGACAGATTCATCACCATTCTGCCTCCTTTCAAGGGACGGGAGATATCTGACTGGTATAAAGGAACAGCTGATGCCGTATATCAGAACCTTGATTTTGTTAGCCGTGCCAACCCTGAGTTGATCCTTATTCTTTCCGGTGACCACATCTATAAAATGGACTACCGGAGCCTCATTAATTTCCACCTTCGAAACAAGGCGGATCTAACCATCGCCTTTGCAAAGGTGCCCAAAGAGGGCGCCCATCGCTTCGGTCTCGCCCATATAGAAGAAGAGACCAAACAAGGGGGGAAAATACTTCAGTATGAGGAAAAACCCAAGAAGCCCGATTCTGAATGGGCATCCCTCACTATATATGTGTTTAAACCACAAGTCCTCCTGGACGCCCTCACGGCCAATGCCCAAAATAACTCCCATGAGTTCGGAAAAGACATCATACCGGAACTCCTAAAGACCTGCAACGTATACGGCTACACCCATAGAGGCTATTGGGGCTATACACGTACACCCCTCGAATATTGGCAGGCAAACATGGACCTCCTCGGCAGAAATCCAAAGCTGGATATCAGGAGCTGGGAGATATTGACAAACATTTCTCACAGAATTCTGAGAGACAGGCCGCCGGCCCTCATAGGGGAATCTGCGGACGTAGAAAATTCGCTGTTCTACGGGGGCTGTACAATAAAAGGCAAGGTAAAAAATTCTATCCTCTTCCCAGGGGTGACTGTTGACGAAGGGGCAGTGGTGGAAGATTCCATAATCTTCTTTAACACCATGGTCAAAAAGGGGGCGACTGTCGCGAGGACCATCATCGACATTCAGGTTGAGGTGGGCAAAGGCGCGAGGGTTGGTAAAGACGGTTACGGCGACCTTACCCTTATAGGAATGGGGGTCAAAGTTCCGGAAGGCATAACCATCCCAGAAGGCGTCAGAATCCATCCCAACATTAACGCTGAACATTTCGCAAAGAGCGAATATAAGCCCGGAGATGTGATCCAATGA